The Bacillus sp. F19 DNA segment TGTCCTCAATCAGTTCAAGTGTCGCTTTGAAATGCGGATCTTCTTTACCAAGCCGTTCAATAATGACTTCTATTTCCTTTCTCAATTGATGATGCTCCTGCCCAGGAACCGTCCGAATATCAAGTGTAGTCATACATTGTGCAGGAACTACATTGATTTGCGGTTCTCCCTTAACTGGTGCTTGTATGATAGTTGGTGTAATGCTCGGCCAGCCAAGATACGGATGTTCCCCCATCCGATCTTTTTCTCTTTGTTCCAATTGATCCAATTCCACTATTAATTTAGCCATGCGTGTATTGGGATTAATTCCAGTAAGCGGCATCGCACCATGGGCCATTTTTCCGTACGTTTTAAGTACGATGCGCATCGCCCCTTTTTGTGTAATACAGAGCTGATTCTCCTCAGGTTCACAGATAATGGCTCCATCAACTCCATCTGCCCAGCCTTTTTTAATAAAATCTTTAATTCCGATCATCATTCCCTCTTCGTCGCAGGGGATACAAAGGATCATTTTCCCTTTAAAGGCAGCGCCTGATTTTTTTATAGAATGAACAGCAGAAATGGCAGCAGCAAGGTTCCCTTTCGTATCACAAGAACCTCTTCCATAAATTCTGCCATTACTGACTTCTCCGCCAAAAGGATCATATGTCCATGAATCAATATCTCCTTCAGTTACAACATCTGTATGCCCTTCAAATAAAAGAGTTTTTCCTGGGAGACCAGAGTCATAAACTGCAATAACATTTGGCCGTCCTGGCACCACTTCTTCATAATAAACATCTAATCCGATGTTCTTAAGGTATTCAACTATGAAACGGGCAACCTTTTCTTCGTTTCCACCCTCGACATTTGGACGATAGACACTTTGTATACGAATAAGACTCCTTGTCAGTTCAATCACTTCTTTTTTATCAATAAAAGGAAGAATAGATTCTATTGCTGCTGTCATTGCAATCGTCCTTTCTTAATGAGATTCATTGATTTCTTTACTTGATGGAAAGCCTTCAATTCCTTCAGCATTCTGAACAGCGAGGATGACTGCTTCTGCCAAAATGTCAGCAGCAATCGTCCCAATCAGGTCAACTGATGCACTCATATCGCCTGTACTCAAAGAAAAGATCGTGTCTCCATCAAACATCGTATGCACAGGATAGATGGTTCTAGCTAATCCATTTTGTGCCATGGACGCTACCTTAGAGGCCTGTGATTTAGTTAACTTCGCATTGCAAGCAACAACCCCTATTGTTGTATTTGTACCAGGCTTTAAGGGGATGGCAGGCTGTTCTAGCATCCATTCTAAACTGCTCTTTATTTTCCCCTGATCATCTCTGGCACCGGCAATGACTTCTCCCGTTTCGGGATTTCGAATTTCCCCCATCGCATTTACTGCAACAATGGCTCCTACAACTAAACCATTTGGAAAAACTTTAGACGCGGAACCTAGCCCGCCTTTCATTGCCCGATGGTGGCCAGCCACTTTTCCAACCGTAGCCCCGCAACCCGCTCCTGAATTACCTAATGGAAAATATCCTCTTTTGGCGTTTAATGCCGCCTTATAACCCATTTTCTGATCCGGACGAACAGAAGGGTCCCCTACAGGCATATCAAACAGGACAGCTGACGGCACAATCGGAACCACTCCTGCACCTACATCCAGTCCAATACCTTTCTTTTCCAAAAACTGCATAACACCACTTGCTGCATCAAGACCATAGGCACTTCCTCCCGCCAGACAGATACTGTGAACCCGGTCTACAAGGTTCACTGGATTAAGTAAATCTGTTTCCCTTGTTCCAGGAGCTGAACCTCTAACATCTACACCGCATACAGCACCTTTCTCCAACAATAAAACGGTACAGCCCGTATAACCTAAATTATCCTCTTCATTCCCGACTTTAACGCCAGGAACGTCTGTTATGTTATGAAACCGTTCCACTACAATTCTCCAGAAATCTTTGATTTCTTGTTTCCGCTATGGTCAAGCTTTTTCCATGCAACAACCACTGCCAGGGTAATGATCACGGAAACAATTGCTTCCGGTATTCCGTTTGTTACAGCAATCGTAACCGCGACACCTGGAGCAATATATCCTCTAATGACCGCCATTGTCAAAACAAGCAGCGTATTTGTAAACGCTCCTACAAATCCCGCCACCCCAATAGCGGCATACTCGTTGACTCTCTTCAAGGAAATGTAAGATAAATAGGCTGTTACTCCAATAAATAATCGCGGCAGTATAGCAACCAGCGGGTCTTTAAATAACGGAATAGTTGCATCAAGGAACGAAGACACACCGAAGATCAGTCCAATGACCAGTCCAACAAACGGGCCTTGCATGACTCCTCCAATGATTGCCGGGACATGCATGATGGTAGCGTTCCCTGCTGCAGTAGGAACAGGAATAAAACCTAATCGGGTGACACCAAGCAAAATAGCTACTGCTCCTAATACTCCAGCAATGACAATCTTTCTAGTGGTTAGACCTTTTTCCATTCGATTACCCTCCTTATTTTTTTCAGACTGATAGAATGGTATTGCATTTTTAATAAAATCTAATAGGGAAATGGAAATGCCAATAATAGAATAGTAAACAGGATACAGAAAAGAAGTGCACTATAATCCCTGGTTTGAGCTTTATACTTTGTGTAAATTGACCGTTCACTCCCTGGGGTATAGCATCTGGATTCCATAGCAAGCACTAAATCTTCAGCCCTCGCCATCGCAACATTGAATAATGGAATGATAATCGGAAATACATCCTTGGTTCGCTGGATAATTCTCCACCATGCACCTGTGCCGAATTCTGCCCCTCTTGAGGCTTGGGCTTTCATCATTTTTTCCATTTCCATTGCAAATGTAGGAACAAATCGAATCGCAATCGTAATGATTAAAGCAAATTCATGAACCGGAAACTTTACATGCTTCAAAGGTCTTAAAAGACTTTCAATCCCATGTGTAATTTGTGTGGTCGAAGTGCTTAACGTTAATACACTGCTTAAAAAAATGATTTCAATAAATCGAAGGGCTGAAACGATTACCAGACGAATGCTGTCACTTGTTATAAGAATAAATCCATAATCCACAAAAACCGTTCCGCCTGAAGCAATCTCGCTATAGAATAACAGCTGCAATACCGCTAATATTAAAATGAAAGGTACAGCGGGCTTGACTCCTGACAAACCATAGCTAATCGGAATACGAGACATATAAAATAAATAACATGCAAAAGCAAGCGCGATTATGTTTCCACCGTAGCTGTCACAAATAGCCATTGCAATGACAAGGATGGTAAATGCTAAGAGCTTGATGCGAGGATCCATACGATGAATGAGTGAACCTGTCGGCAAATACTGCCCGATGGTAATATTTCGGGTTAACTCGAATTCAACACTTGCCATTTTCCTCACCTCCTATTTGACTGAATAACAGAAACCAATTCTTTTGCTGCAGCCTCTATTTCGTATGCATTAAGATTGACAGTATATCCCCGTTCTTTTAGCTGCGACAGAATCTCCACTGTTTGCGGTGCTCCAATATGATGTTTTGCCAGGGTTTCAGAATTACCGAAAATGTTTCCTGGTGTTCCTTCAATCAGATTTCTTCCCTCTGCTAAAACGTAAATTCTATTTGCTAAATACGCCACTTCCTCCATGTTGTGAGAGACGAAAATGACTGTCATGTTTTCCTTTTTGTTCAACTGAACGATTTGCTCCAAAAGTTCCTGTCTTGACCTTGGATCGAGGCCTGCTGTCGGTTCGTCCAACACTAAAATTTCAGGCTTCAAAGACAGCACTCCGGCCAGAGCGACTTTTCTTTTTTGACCCCCGCTTAAGGCATAGGCTGCTCGGTCTTTCAGATCTTCAAAGGAAAGACCAACCAATTCCATTGCCCATTTCACACGGTCTCTTACTTCATTTAAAGGAAGTCCCATTTTTAATGGTCCATAAGCAATATCATCACCGATCAATTTTTCAAAAATCTGATCCTCTGGATTCTGAAACACAAGGCCTACCTTTCTCCGCAATGCTTTCACATCAATTTTTGGATTAGACAAATGCTTTCCGTCCACTATTACATCACCCTGCTGGGGACGCATCAGCCCATTAAAGTGCTGAATTAAAGTCGATTTTCCGGATCCTGTATGCCCTATAATTGCTATGCATTCCCCCTTTTCAACACGTAAACTGACTCCTGAGAGGGCCTTGTGTTCAAGAGGTGTCTTTTCCATATAGATATGATGTAAGTCCTTCACTTCAAGAATGGGAAATTCACTCAACCTGCATACACCCCTCTTTTAGCTGATAAACGGATGACCTCTTGAATGATCTCGTCATTATGAATCAAATCTGCCTTATATTCATTGTCATATTTATGAATCAGCCTTGCTAATTGGCTGGCTACCGGGACATCGAGCTGCAATCGATGCAGCAGTTCATACTGCTGAAAAATTTCTCTTGGTGCACCATCCATTACGATTTGACCTTTTTCAATGACAATAACCCGGCTTGCTTCAGCTACCTCTGACATATGGTGGGTTACAGTAATGATCGTCATTCCGTCGTTATTAAGCTTGCGGACGACATCCAGTATATCTCTTCTTCCATAAGTGTCCAGCATACTGGTTGCTTCATCCAGGACAATGCAATCAGGCTTCATCGCAAGGATACCCGCTATAGCAACCCGCTGCTTTTGGCCTCCTGAGAGATGATGAGGAGGGCGTTTCCGAAATTCACTCATCCCAACCGCTTCTAATGCAAAATCAATTCTTGCCTTTATTTCTGAAGCAGGTACTCCGATATTCTCCAGCCCAAAGGCCACATCATCTTCAACAATAGTCGAGACAATCTGGTTATCGGGATGCTGAAAGACCATCCCTACTTTTTGACGGATCTCACGGAGCAGTCCGCCATCTCTGGTATTTAAACCATCCACATAAATATCGCCCAGATGAGGTTTAAGAATTCCGTTAAGATGCTTGGACAGCGTTGATTTTCCAGAGCCATTATGCCCGATTATCGCCACATATTCACCCGGATGTACATCAAAGGCAACGTTCTGCAGAACGGGAACAGTCTTTTGGTTATTAATTGTATATTCAAATGAAATTTCATCTATTTGGATGAATGGTTTACTCATTACACTCCCCTTCCCCCGTCAACATTCATGATTTCCCCAGTAACAGCCCTGGCGAGATCAGAAGCTAGATATAGTGCCGCTTGGGCAATATCCTCCGGCTGAATTAACGTACCTAAAGGAACACTATCAAGAAAGATTTTCTTTTTATCTTCTTCTACTTTTAGCGAATCGCCAGGTAAAAACCTCTCTAGCATTGGTGTTTCAGCAGGGCCTGGATTAATGGCATTGACCCGTATTTTAAAAGGAGCCAATTCTAATGCCAATGCCTTGGTTAACATAATCGCTGCTCCTTTAGATGCACAATATGCATTTAATCCAGGCCTTGCCCGTATTCCTGCAATCGATGCGATATTTATAATCGATCCTTTTTCCTTTCTTTTCATAATAGGAACAAGATGGCGAGTGGTTAGAAAAATGGAGTTCAAATTAACCGACATAATTTTATCCCATTCACTCAAGCTCATTTCTTCAATCGGGGTAAAGAATTGCGGAACGCCAGCACAATTAATCAGTACATCTATATCTTCAAATTCATTAAATGCCTCTTTGACAAGATTTTGGACACTTTCGTCATCTCCTACATCTGTGTGAACCGTCTTAACGTGTCCTATTCGATCTATTTCTTTCGCCGTCTGGTCTGCTGCATCTTTATTTATGTCAGATAGAACCACGTTTGCCCCTTGTGCTGCAAACAATTTGGCTGCAGCTTTTCCCATACCTGATCCCGCACCTGTAATTATGGCTGTTTTTGCTTCTAACAATCGTGCAGTCACAGGTTCATCACCACCATTCGTTCATCTGTCATTTCTTGAATCGCATAGTACGGCCCTTCCTTCCCAAGGCCGCTGTTTTTCACTCCCCCATAAGGCATAACGTCATTGCGATAAGTGGATACATCATTAATAATGACGCCACCGTATTCCAGAACTTTTGCCGCCCTCATTGCCAGCTGCAAATCACGTGTGAAAATTCCTGCCTGTAAACCATACTCTGATTGATTAGCCGAATGAAATGCCTCTTCAATATCTTGATAAGGGATGATACAAACGATCGGGGCAAAGACTTCTTTACATACCACCTTCATGGCAGGATTCGTGTCAACAAGTACCACTGGATATAAAATCGCCCCTTCCCTCTTTAATGGAAGCAAAGATTGGGCTCCTTGTTCCATGGCTTCTCTCACCCATTCCTCTGATCGAATAGCGTCTTTTTCACTGATCATCGGGCCCACATCTGTTTCTGTTTTTTCAGGATCGCCGACTATCAGCTGCTGAACATGTGATAAGTAGTTTTCCGTAAACTCTTTTAATACCGATTGATGGACATATAAGCGCTGTACAGCTATACAGGCTTGTCCAGCATTATGAAAACTTCGGCTAGCTGTCAGTTTTGCAGCAAGATTGAGATCTGCATCATGATGAACAATATTTGGAGAATTGTTTCCCAGTTCAAGCGCTACAGGCCTCAGTCCGCTTCGTTCTTTAATATGCTTGCCTACTTCACCAGAACCCGTAAACGTATACATGGCAATTCGTTCATCTTCCAATAGCCATTCACCCACTTCACTTCCTGCTCCGGTTATGATGTTCACATATCCCTTAGGAAGACCTGCCTCTTCTAAGAGTTCTACTAGCTGAAAGGTTGCAAGAGGAGTTGAAGTTGCAGGCTTAATAACAATGGTGTTTCCAGCCGCAAGAGCGGGCGCTATTTTATGGACGCCCAATAATAAAGGATAATTGAATGGGGTAATCACTCCTATGACCCCTTTAGGAACACGAATGGTAAATCCCAGACGGTTATCTGAGCCTTCTGTCGCCTGAAGAGGAATCATTTCACCTGCGATTCGTTTAGCTTCTTCAGCAGACAAACGAATCGTGTTAATCGTGCGATCCAGTTCCCCTGTTGCATCTTTGCGTGTTTTTCCAACCTCTCTTACTAATGAAATCTCAAAATCCTCTCGTCTTTGTTCCATTAAATCTGCTGCTTTTGATAGAATATTAGATCGTTGATAGGCAGTTAATTTGTCTGATTTAAAGATTTTTTCAGCTGCACTCACGGCTTGATTCACATGTTGTTTTTCCGCTTTAGAGATTGATGCAATCACTTCACCTGTGTACTTATGGTAGACAGGAATATGATGGACTGTGTAAATTTGTTCTCCATTAATGTATAAATGGAAGTTTTTATGATTCAGCATGGAAGTTTGTGTCTCAGTCATCATTTTCATCTCCTTATATAGAATTCATGCTCATTTTGGTCATTTGCTGGTGAATCGCTTCTCCAAATTCACTTGTCGAATTTTTACCGCCGAGATCAGGGGTAGACACTTTTTGTTCAAGAAGAACCTCTTCAATAGAAGAAACGATCAAGTCGCCTATATCAGAAAAGCCAAGATGCTCCATCATTAAGCTAATACTCCAGATTTGTGCAATAGGATTGGCAATTCCTTTTCCGGCGATGTCAGGTGCAGAACCATGAATCGGTTCGAACATCGACGGATAGTTTTTTTCCGGATTAATGTTTCCAGAAGGCGCAAGACCAAGGCCACCGACAATGGCTGCGCCCAGATCAGTTAATATATCGCCAAACAGGTTGCTGCCAACGACTACATCCAATTCTTCTGGTCTTGTAATAAAGTAAGCAGCCAGTGCATCAATATGATAAATATCAGTCTTGATGTTCGGATGATGCATGCCGATTTCTCTGACGATTTCATCCCAGAAAGGCATCGAGTGATTTATACCATTCGATTTTGTTGCTGCCGTCAGCCTTCTCTTAGGTCTTTTTTCAGCAAGCGAATAGGCATATTTGATGACTCTTTCGCTTCCATATCTCGTAAAAACATTATTTTGTACCGCCAGCTCAAAAGGAGTATTCTCGTGAAGGCGCCCTCCCATGTTGGAGTATTCCCCTTCAGTATTTTCACGGACTACAACAAAATTCAAATCATCATGAGCTTTATACCGGAGGGGACTGTTCAAACCTCTTAATAGTTTAATAGGCCTCAAATTGATATACTGCTGAAAGGCCCTGCGAATGGGCAAGATCAGTTCCCATACTGAAATGTGATCAGGCACAGTTGGAGCACCAATTGCTCCAAGCAGAATGACATCGTAATCCCGCAGAATGTCCAAGCCATTTTCCGGCATCATCTTTCCATGTTTTAAGTAGTAATCACAATTCCAATCAAATGTGTCTATTGAGAAATGAATTCCTCCGTGGATTTCCTCAATTCTCTTTAATGTTTTCAATCCTTCTACCATGACTTCCGGTCCAATTCCATCTCCAGGTATGGCAGCTATTGAGAAATGTTGCAAGCTATCACCTCTTTTTGTTCTGTTAATAGATTATTAATGCAAGTTCCATGCCAATTCTGTTAATTTAAAATATTCTGAATTATAAAGACGTTATAAGGTATAAAAATTCTGAGCAACTATTATTTATGTTTCATTTTGCATCATGTGTTTCAGATTAAAACACTAAAGCTTATATTCTTTGATTTTCCGCCAAAGGGTTGATCGATCAATTCCAAGTGATTTTGCTGCTTCTGACTTACTTTCATATTGCTTAAGCGCAACTTGAATTAAATCTTTTTCTTTTCCTTTAATGGTTGCATTGCCAGCAGGTATGTGGGATTTGTTTATTCTAAGTTTAGGATAAAAAAACGAGGCATCTTTTGCAGATATGACTGAATCTTGTTGAAGCAAGACAATTCGTTCCAAGACATTTCTTAACTCACGGATATTTCCCGGCCAGTGATACTCTTGTAATACTGAAAAAAAGTCTTCATCAATCTTTTCAATTTGTTTGCGATGCTGTTCATTGAATTGCTGGATAAAATGGCGGGTAAGGAGGGGAATATCCGCAAGTCTTGTGCGCAATGGCGGCAAATCAAGTGACAGCACATTTAAACGATAGTATAAATCATTTCTAAATCGCTTATTTCCAATTTCGGATTCAATGTTTGTATTGGTTGCTGCGATAATACGGACATTCACGGGTATAGTACGTTTGCCTCCAATCCTTCGAATTGATCTCTCCTGTAAAACTCTTAATAAGTGCGCCTGAATTTGCAATGGCATTTCACCGATTTCATCCAAAAATAAAGTTCCGCCATGCGCCAATTCAAATAGTCCTTGTTTTCCTCCTTTTCTTGCTCCAGTAAAACTTCCTTCTTCATAGCCAAATAGTTCACTCTCCAGTAAACTTTCAGGAAATGCGGCACAATTAACTGCAACAAAAGGTCCGATTGCTCTGGTGCTTTGTAAATGAATTCCCTGGGCAAATAATTCTTTTCCTGTTCCAGACTCCCCTGTAATTAATACCGTAGCGTCCGTTTTCGCAAAAACCTTTGCCTGTTCCTTTACTTCACAGATTTTTTTCGCTTCCCCTACAATGTCATTAAGCGTATATTTAGCCTCCAGCCCATTCTCATGCAGCTTTTTCCTTAACTTCATTTCCAGCCTTTGCAGGTCTGTAATCTCTTTAAAATTGGATACTGCTCCTACAACAGTGTTATTAAGAATAACAGGATACCGATTAATCATGAATTGCCGGTCCTGAATTTTGGCTACATCCCCTATTTCCTTCTTACCTGTTTGCAGAACTCTCAGCATATCTGAATTTGGGATATAATCTGCAATATTTCGGCCAATAACTTCTGCTTCCAAACCCAGAAATACTTTCGCATTATTATTGGTCAACGTGATTTTCCCTTGCCGATCAACTGCGATTAATCCATCATGTGCAGAATCTACAATAGCCTGCACTTGATATTTTTCTTTAAACATCTCTTTTGTAACATCGATTAATTGGATGGCCTGACGAATAGCGGAAATAACCGTATCCATTGAAGGCTGAACAAAAAAGAGATGTTCTTTTGCTTGTTGTGCAAATGAAAGGTTATTTTCCCAAGAAGGTACAAGAATGGTTGTGTTTTTCTTTGCGTTGCCGAAATGAACCTGTTCCCTGCTGCAAATTTCATAACGATTTTGATACTTAAGATGATTTTCAATGTCTAACCACTTTTTTTCTTCTTCTGAGACCATAATAAGGGGATTTTTATCATTAAGATCATGGTCCTCTATTGTTTTTTCGAAATCATTTAAGTGAATGGAAAGTGAAACAATTGGAATGGAAAGTGAGTGAACCTCGTTTACATAAGTTAAGGGCGTAATTAGAACAAATGGGTTCATCATATGATCTATAACTGTTTTTTTTGAATGGAAGCAGGAAGGCTTATGACCGTGTTCACTTAAAATCTGAGTGACGATTGCTTCTAGTGATTTATTCAATTTATACAATGCGATCAATTTCTCCACTCTCCTTTCTTTTTTATAATTTATCATATTAATACATAAAAAAAGAGCCCAATTCTCATGAACTTATCAACAAAACATATTATTCTATCCTACATGAATGCACTGGTGGAGCATGACAACTTTCACGTTCAGCAAATTCTTTGCTTTTTAAATGAAAAGAGGCAATAAAAGGGAGCATTTATTGCTCTCTTTTATTATTTAGAAGTTTCTTATCTGGCGTTTATCTCCCTTACCAATACTCCAATAGCGTCCTTCTTCTCAAGTGATGTCATTTTCTCCTTTATTGCATCTCTTCTTCTCTTTAAATCAGCAAGATGTATAACCAATGTATCCACTGATAAATTTTCTTCCTCAAGCATCACGGCATATCCTTTTTCCTGAAACGATCTCCCGTTTAATATCTGATCTCCCCTGCTTTGATTTTTCGTAAGAGGAATAATGAGCATAGGGATTTTTAATGCAAGGAATTCGAAGATGGAATTCGAGCCTCCTCTAGTAATGACAAATTCCGTTGCTGCCAAATAATGAGGCAGCTCGTCATGAACATATTCGAATTGTTTGTAGTCCTTCAAATTTGCATAGTTCTCATCAACATTGCCTTTTCCGCATAAATGAATAATCTGATAATCTTTCAGCAGCGGCAATGCAGCTCTAATAGTCTCGTTGATTTTTTTTGCCCCCAGGCTGCCGCCCATCACTGTTAATACCGGACGTTTGCGGTCAAAGCCGAGCAGCTCCGTTCCTTTGTATGGAGATCCTTTTAAGATCCCTCTGCGAATCGGTGATCCGATAGCAGCCGTTTTATCTTTTGGAAAATAGTTTAGCGTTTCTTCAAATGAAGTAAATATTTTTGTAGCGAAGCGCTGTGCAATTTTATTGGCAAGTCCAGGAGTCATATCGCTTTCATGAATCAGAACAGGAATGTTCAGTGATTTTGCTGCAATAATGACCGGTACGGAAACAAAACCGCCTTTTGAGAAAACCAAAGCAGGCTTCAGTTTTCTTAGTACTTTCCTTGCATCCATGCAGCCTTTTAACACACGAAAACTGTCAGCCACGTTTTCAAAATCGAGATACCTTCTCAGCTTTCCGCTAGAAATTCCATGATAGGGAATAGAGATTTTCTCAATCAGTTCCTTTTCAATCCCTTTTTTAGAACCTATATATTGGACGTCCCAGACGTTTTTATCAAGCTCATCTATAATCGCGATATTTGGCGTGACATGCCCTGCTGAACCGCCTCCTGTAAAAACGATCGTTTTTTTCATATGAAATGGCCTCCTTTTAAATTCTGAACTGCGAAAGAAATGCTAAAAATTCTTTTTGCTTTTTATGAGTGTATTTCATGATGGCATATGTATGAGCTTCGGGCAATGGAATAGAGGGACAATCGACCTCCAGCAGTCTTCCTTCAAGCATTTCTCTCCTTACAGTTGAAGCTGGAAGAAACGAAACACCAAGTCCTTCGACAATAAACCGTTTCGTAATGTGAATTTGGGAGACCTCCATCATTCGAATGCCGGGATAGTTTGTTTTTACAGCTCTGCACAGGGAATCCCAGTATACAGGATGATTATGAGTGAGAAGGTAATTTGATGTTAAAACCTCTTCCTCATTAAGAGGGAGTGCACTTTCAGAATCCATACCATCGTGCGGGGCGACAAGTAATACCTTATCTTTGTACAGAAGCTGACAGTTTAAATCTGGATGCGTGCTTTCTGAACAGGACAAACCCAGATCCACCTTTTCATTCAGCACCGCCTTTTCAATCTCGCTTGATTCAATAATTTTAACGGAAATTTCTACCTCAGGAAACTGGTTGCAGTATTTTTTAAGTACATAAGGAAGAATCGTGTCCGCAATCAGCGGGGAAATAGCCAGGGTAAACTGCGATGTAAACCCCTGCTGAAAGGATTGAAGCTTTACTAGCCCATTCTGATAAACTGAAAGAAGCTCCTTTGCATGCTTCAAATAAATCCTTCCCTCTTCTGTCAGCTTAATTCTCCGGCCATCTCGCTCAAATAAGGAAACCCCGAGCTCTTTTTCAAGCAGTTTGATATGAACGGAAACAGTTGGCTGGGAAATGTAGAGAAGCTCAGCTGTTCTTCTGAAATTTTCGCATTCTGCAGCAGTCACAAATGTTTGGAGCCAAGTGAATTCCATATTCATTCTCCTAATTAAGATTCTTAATCAAATGATTTATATATTTTTAATTTTCTTAATACTTATTATTTTATAAAATAAACAGTACAAAGGAAAGGAGAGATTTTCATGGTTATCAAAGGATTAAAAGGCGTTGCAGCTGCTGAAACAGCAATCAGCCATATTGACGGGGTAAATGGCCGATTGATTTACAGAGGACTTGATATAGGGGAATTGACGAAAAATCATTCGTTCGAAGAAGTTTCGTATTTACTTTGGCATGGAGAATGGCCAGACTCTCGCCAGCTCCTTCACCTGAAAAAAGAACTGAAGAAACATCGCGAGCTTCCTGAGTATTTAGAAAATCTGCTAATCAGTCTCCCGGCTGAGATGGATTTTATGAGCGTTTTGAGAACAGCGGTTTCAGCAGCTGGTCCTTCAAATAAAGATAAGCCCTCTTATTCAGACAGCATCCGGTTAACGGCTATGATGCCGACAATCATCGCATGCAGAAAAAGCCATTTAGAAGGCAGGCCCTTTGTCCGCCCTTCAGCAGAGCTTGATCATGTTGAAAATTATCTTTATATGCTTAATGGAGAAAAGCCTGCGGAATCCAAGCGTAAGGCTCTGGAAACCTATATGATTTTAACTCTAGAGCATGGAATGAATGCTTCTACATTCTCGGCCAGAGTTACTGTCTCTACCGAGTCTGACATCTATTCAGCGGTGACCTCCGCTATTGGCACGATGAAAGGTCCGCTTCATGGAGGAGCACCCTCTGAAGTTATTGCCTTTTTAGATGAAGCGGCCAAAAGCGGTAATTTTGAAAAACTGATTCGGGAGAAAATAAATCGCGGGGAACGATTAATGGGGTTTGGCCATCGCGTATATAAAACGCATGACCCAAGAGCTTTGGCACTGAAATCAGTTTTACTTGAGATTGCAGGTAAGGATGAATGGCTTGGTCTTTCCCTAGAGGTGGAAACGGCTGCTGTCAGCCTGCTTCAAGAGCTGAAACCGGGAAGAGCATTATACACAAATGTTGAATTTTATGCTGCAGCCATTATGAAATCTATTCAAATGGAATCAGAGCTTTTCACCCCGACTTTTACAGCAAGCAGAGTTGTCGGCTGGACGGCTCATGTCCTGGAGCAGTCTGAAAATAATACGATTTTCAGACCGGAGTCTCACTATATTGGGAGAAT contains these protein-coding regions:
- a CDS encoding citrate synthase/methylcitrate synthase gives rise to the protein MVIKGLKGVAAAETAISHIDGVNGRLIYRGLDIGELTKNHSFEEVSYLLWHGEWPDSRQLLHLKKELKKHRELPEYLENLLISLPAEMDFMSVLRTAVSAAGPSNKDKPSYSDSIRLTAMMPTIIACRKSHLEGRPFVRPSAELDHVENYLYMLNGEKPAESKRKALETYMILTLEHGMNASTFSARVTVSTESDIYSAVTSAIGTMKGPLHGGAPSEVIAFLDEAAKSGNFEKLIREKINRGERLMGFGHRVYKTHDPRALALKSVLLEIAGKDEWLGLSLEVETAAVSLLQELKPGRALYTNVEFYAAAIMKSIQMESELFTPTFTASRVVGWTAHVLEQSENNTIFRPESHYIGRMPVV
- a CDS encoding LysR family transcriptional regulator — translated: MEFTWLQTFVTAAECENFRRTAELLYISQPTVSVHIKLLEKELGVSLFERDGRRIKLTEEGRIYLKHAKELLSVYQNGLVKLQSFQQGFTSQFTLAISPLIADTILPYVLKKYCNQFPEVEISVKIIESSEIEKAVLNEKVDLGLSCSESTHPDLNCQLLYKDKVLLVAPHDGMDSESALPLNEEEVLTSNYLLTHNHPVYWDSLCRAVKTNYPGIRMMEVSQIHITKRFIVEGLGVSFLPASTVRREMLEGRLLEVDCPSIPLPEAHTYAIMKYTHKKQKEFLAFLSQFRI